One Candidatus Brocadiaceae bacterium genomic window, GCGCAGCGCTCCGGATCGAAGAGGACGGCGACCGGGCAACGCCGCGCCACTGCGGCGGCCGCCGCGTAGTCGAGCATATCGCCCACCTCGCAGGCCGCCCGGGCGATCCCTTCCCCTTCGACGGCCGTGATCAGGCTCGGCACGATGGCCCCGGCCAGCATGCCCATGAGGGCCACGACGACGAGCAGTTCGATGAGTGTCAGCGCGTTGCGTGGGCCGGGCCGGCGCGGGCTATTCCAGTTCCACCCAGCTATGGACGTCCGCCGCATCGTCTTCGCCGCCTTCCTGGCCGTCCTTGCCGTAAGAGAGTATCTCGTAGGGCTGCCCGCTGATGACGCCCGGAGAGCAGTAGACGTACTCGTTCCCCCAGGGGTCCTTGAACAGCGGCTTGCGCAGGTACGGGCCGCGCCACACGCCCTTGTCGACGTCGGGGTCGAAGAACAGCGCCCTCAGTCCTTCCTCCGTCGTCGGATAGCGCCCGACGTCGAGGTAGAAGCGCT contains:
- the gspG gene encoding type II secretion system major pseudopilin GspG produces the protein MRDDAEGRLRGAAAVRRALERSGRSAAAGFTLIELMVVAVVLAVLAAAILPSVVGGLAPAQRARAESDVAVLEDTLERFYLDVGRYPTTEEGLRALFFDPDVDKGVWRGPYLRKPLFKDPWGNEYVYCSPGVISGQPYEILSYGKDGQEGGEDDAADVHSWVELE